A genome region from Dolichospermum compactum NIES-806 includes the following:
- a CDS encoding XisI protein: protein MERMNYSELVKTVLARHTENHRSEGTEKELIFDCERNSYLVVHVGWQNNERAYGTVIHVDIRDGKIWIQRDLTEEGVASELVELGVPKTDIVLGFKSPFVREFTGFAVG, encoded by the coding sequence ATGGAAAGAATGAATTATTCTGAATTAGTAAAAACCGTGTTAGCAAGACATACCGAAAATCATAGATCAGAAGGAACAGAAAAGGAGTTAATTTTTGATTGTGAAAGAAATAGTTATTTAGTAGTTCATGTAGGATGGCAGAATAACGAAAGGGCTTATGGTACAGTTATTCATGTAGATATTAGAGATGGAAAAATCTGGATTCAGCGAGATTTAACTGAAGAAGGTGTAGCTAGTGAGTTGGTAGAATTAGGAGTACCAAAAACCGATATAGTTTTAGGTTTTAAATCTCCTTTTGTGAGGGAATTTACTGGTTTTGCAGTGGGTTAG
- a CDS encoding type II toxin-antitoxin system HicA family toxin yields MTLVEAFGFSLSRINGSHHIFTHPTIPELINLQNRNGKAIPYQVRQFLILIEA; encoded by the coding sequence GTGACTTTAGTTGAAGCCTTTGGTTTTTCCTTATCACGTATTAACGGTAGTCATCACATTTTTACTCATCCAACTATCCCTGAACTTATTAACTTACAAAATCGCAATGGTAAAGCTATTCCTTATCAGGTTCGTCAATTTTTGATTTTAATTGAAGCATAA
- a CDS encoding HNH endonuclease — protein sequence MSSISKSLRQQVINEAGYRCEYCRTSSRLIGMPLVMDHILPSSLGGSDERENLAACCYRCNEFKGAKIKANDPVTNESISLFNARLQRWLDHFQWANV from the coding sequence GTGTCATCTATTTCTAAATCTCTTCGTCAACAAGTTATTAATGAGGCTGGTTATAGATGTGAATATTGTCGCACATCTAGCCGTTTAATAGGTATGCCTTTAGTTATGGATCATATTTTACCTAGTTCTTTGGGGGGAAGTGATGAACGAGAAAATTTAGCTGCTTGTTGTTATCGTTGTAATGAGTTTAAAGGAGCGAAAATAAAGGCTAATGATCCTGTAACGAATGAATCTATATCTTTGTTTAATGCTCGTCTACAAAGATGGTTAGATCATTTTCAATGGGCAAATGTATAA
- a CDS encoding XisI protein produces the protein MDTLNNYRQIIQKILTEYSQLPYAYGELERQLIIGQTANHYLLLTLGWENNQRVHGCLVHIDIINDKIWIQRDGTEYGIANELVNAGIPKNQIVLAFQPADIRQYTEFALA, from the coding sequence ATGGATACCTTAAATAATTATCGCCAAATCATTCAAAAAATCTTAACCGAATATTCTCAACTTCCCTACGCTTACGGAGAACTAGAAAGACAACTAATAATCGGCCAAACCGCCAACCATTACCTACTACTAACATTAGGCTGGGAAAATAATCAACGAGTGCATGGTTGCTTAGTTCATATAGACATAATCAACGATAAAATCTGGATTCAAAGAGACGGAACAGAATACGGTATAGCCAACGAACTTGTTAACGCTGGTATTCCTAAAAATCAAATAGTTTTAGCCTTCCAACCAGCCGATATCAGACAATATACAGAATTTGCCCTTGCTTAG
- a CDS encoding type II toxin-antitoxin system HicB family antitoxin, translated as MVNHNHYTYRVTWSQEDQEFVGLCAEFPSLSYLHEDNFTALKGITELVKDILADMETTGEIPPEPLAQKQYSGKFQVRITPALHRKLAIEAAEEKVSLNRYISYKLG; from the coding sequence ATGGTTAATCACAACCACTATACATATAGAGTTACTTGGTCACAAGAGGATCAAGAATTTGTGGGTTTGTGTGCTGAATTTCCTAGCCTGTCTTATCTTCATGAAGATAATTTTACTGCTCTCAAAGGTATTACAGAGCTAGTGAAAGATATACTAGCTGATATGGAAACTACTGGGGAGATACCCCCAGAGCCACTAGCCCAGAAGCAATATAGTGGTAAATTTCAGGTACGCATCACTCCGGCACTACACCGCAAATTAGCTATAGAAGCCGCAGAAGAAAAAGTTAGTCTGAACCGATATATCAGTTATAAACTTGGTTGA
- a CDS encoding toxin HicA, whose amino-acid sequence MTQMKKILAELKNNPQNVNFTDLVKVCTHYFGEPRQQGTSHCVYKMPWGGDPRVNIQSDKGKAKPYQVRQVLDAIEKLAAIEETEESENG is encoded by the coding sequence ATGACACAAATGAAAAAAATCCTTGCTGAACTCAAAAATAATCCTCAGAACGTCAACTTTACTGATTTAGTAAAGGTTTGCACTCATTATTTTGGAGAACCCAGACAGCAAGGGACAAGCCACTGTGTCTACAAGATGCCCTGGGGTGGAGATCCGCGAGTCAACATCCAAAGCGACAAAGGAAAGGCAAAGCCCTATCAAGTTAGACAAGTTTTGGATGCGATCGAAAAATTAGCAGCAATTGAAGAAACTGAGGAATCGGAAAATGGTTAA
- a CDS encoding putative toxin-antitoxin system toxin component, PIN family has translation MKVIIDTNVLVSAVLKGREPREVIQFVVDSPNCDWVVSEDILAEYQDVLSRKKFKLTDEVRKEWLDVMDLVTKLVDVQVTIDFARDRKDEKFLACAVAAEADFLITGDTDFNQAQNLVNTTIVSVSMFKRLVCDFRE, from the coding sequence ATGAAAGTTATTATTGATACTAATGTTTTAGTTTCTGCTGTTCTCAAGGGGAGAGAACCAAGGGAAGTTATTCAATTTGTTGTGGATAGTCCTAATTGTGATTGGGTTGTTTCTGAGGATATTTTAGCAGAGTATCAGGATGTGTTAAGTCGGAAGAAGTTTAAGTTGACAGATGAAGTCAGAAAAGAATGGTTAGATGTTATGGATTTGGTAACTAAATTAGTTGATGTTCAGGTAACTATAGATTTTGCTAGAGATAGAAAGGATGAAAAGTTTTTAGCTTGTGCTGTCGCAGCAGAGGCGGATTTTTTAATTACTGGAGATACTGATTTTAATCAAGCACAGAATTTAGTGAATACTACTATTGTTTCTGTGTCTATGTTTAAGCGGTTGGTTTGTGATTTTAGGGAATAA
- a CDS encoding Uma2 family endonuclease: MTLSQFHPYLSPEEYLEAEKSSPIKHEYIQGQIYAMAGASDAHVTITANLVALLRNHIRGTGCRLYVADMKARIESLDIFYYPDIMVTCDSRDTQFEYFKRYPSLIIEVLSPSTEALDRGDKFSDYQEIETLQEYVLVSQNRQRIDCFRRNSEGRWVLYSYRGNQQLELTSVNFSCPLTDVYEDVTFPTNLSK, translated from the coding sequence ATGACTCTTAGCCAATTTCACCCCTATCTTTCCCCAGAAGAATATTTAGAAGCCGAAAAATCCAGCCCTATTAAACATGAATATATCCAAGGACAAATTTACGCAATGGCAGGTGCTAGTGATGCCCATGTGACAATTACTGCTAACTTAGTCGCTCTTTTAAGAAATCATATTCGTGGTACAGGATGCCGTCTTTACGTCGCTGATATGAAAGCGAGAATTGAATCTCTAGATATTTTTTATTATCCTGATATTATGGTAACTTGCGATTCAAGAGATACACAATTTGAATATTTTAAACGATATCCAAGTTTAATCATTGAAGTTTTATCACCTTCTACAGAAGCCTTAGATAGAGGTGATAAATTTAGTGATTATCAAGAAATAGAAACTTTACAAGAATATGTTTTAGTAAGCCAAAATCGTCAACGAATTGATTGTTTTCGCCGCAATTCTGAAGGAAGATGGGTTCTTTATAGTTATAGAGGAAATCAACAATTAGAATTAACCAGTGTGAATTTTTCTTGTCCTCTAACTGATGTTTATGAAGACGTTACTTTTCCGACAAATTTAAGTAAGTAA
- a CDS encoding N-acetylmuramoyl-L-alanine amidase, with protein sequence MKFGIDIGHNCPPDSGASGIKSEDKLTMEVGNKVIAKLESLGHTVISCKPNSASTVNQSLGRRCEKANNNRVDFFVSIHFNAFNGQANGTEVFAISDAGRKVARKVLDEIVKFGFFNRGVKSGSHLYVLKRTNMPGILIEGCFIDSAKDMQIYDGEAMANAIVAGLTGKVASTSVNPASNTPVNPVIDEEQNKDKSILRLQQALNRLKITDKNNRPLVEDNGMGAATSSATEKFQRIVGVLPTGIASNTTWDAINQILAKRVIQGTHASGVIIRYLQFRIGANPDGIYGSQTEAALKKFQQQNGLTADGIVGAMTWQKLIS encoded by the coding sequence ATGAAATTCGGCATTGATATTGGTCACAACTGCCCTCCCGATAGTGGTGCAAGCGGCATTAAATCGGAAGATAAGTTAACAATGGAAGTGGGTAACAAGGTTATCGCTAAACTAGAAAGTCTAGGACATACAGTAATCTCATGTAAACCAAATAGCGCCAGTACAGTAAATCAATCATTAGGTAGACGGTGCGAAAAAGCCAATAATAACCGAGTAGATTTTTTTGTATCTATTCATTTTAATGCTTTTAATGGACAAGCTAATGGGACAGAAGTATTTGCTATTAGCGATGCCGGCAGAAAAGTCGCCCGGAAAGTATTAGATGAAATTGTCAAATTTGGCTTTTTTAATCGTGGTGTTAAAAGTGGTTCTCACCTGTATGTTCTCAAAAGAACAAATATGCCAGGAATTCTCATAGAAGGTTGTTTCATTGATTCTGCCAAAGATATGCAAATATATGATGGTGAAGCAATGGCTAATGCCATAGTTGCTGGGTTAACAGGTAAAGTAGCAAGTACTTCTGTAAATCCTGCTTCTAATACGCCTGTAAATCCTGTTATAGATGAGGAACAGAATAAAGATAAGAGCATTCTCAGACTACAACAGGCTTTAAATCGGCTGAAAATTACTGATAAAAATAATCGTCCCTTAGTAGAAGATAATGGCATGGGAGCAGCTACATCTTCAGCAACGGAAAAATTCCAGAGAATTGTGGGAGTTTTACCAACAGGAATTGCTAGTAACACTACCTGGGATGCTATCAATCAAATATTAGCTAAACGAGTTATTCAAGGAACTCATGCTAGTGGCGTAATTATCAGGTACTTACAATTTCGTATAGGTGCTAATCCCGATGGTATTTATGGTTCACAAACGGAAGCAGCACTCAAGAAATTTCAACAGCAAAATGGTTTAACTGCTGATGGTATTGTTGGGGCAATGACTTGGCAGAAATTGATAAGTTAG
- the bchH gene encoding magnesium chelatase subunit H, which yields MKRIVLIAGFESFNADLYRKAADLANSQCPELDIRVFSDRNITTNSTEVEAALKNADVFFGSLLFDYDQVVWLRERVANIPIRLIFESALELMSLTKIGAFAIGDKPAGMPKPIKFILDKFSNGKEEDKLAGYISFLKIGPKLLKFIPVQKVQDLRNWLIIYGYWNAGGSENVAALFWTIAEKYLDLKIGDIPPPIETPDMGLLHPEYQGFFRSPREYLQWYRKRDKGRGNSPIIGILLYRKHVITKLPYIPQLIRYFEKAGLTPLPIFINGVEGHVAVRDWMTSDYETQQRQRGNIETPSLTAEAVKIDAIVSTIGFPLVGGPAGSMEAGRQVEVAKRILTAKNIPYIVAAPLLIQDIYSWTRQGVGGLQSVVLYALPELDGAIDTIPLGGLVGEQIYLVPERVRRLTNRVKSWVSLRQKPISQRKIAIILYGFPPGYGAVGTAALLNVPRSLIKLLNALKEQGYTVGDIPEDGEELIRQIKEADENPNLQTSKEEIISPLVYGGGSTVNAKTLEKWLGYLFTTRIEKQWKYLTGSGIKTYGDEFNIGGVQLGNVWIGVQPPLGIQGDPMRLMFERDLTPHPQYAAYYKWLQNEFEADAVVHFGMHGTVEWLPGSPLGNTGYSWSDILLGNLPNLYIYAANNPSESILAKRRGYGVLISHNVPPYGRAGLYKELVNLRDLIAEYREDPEKNYLLKEGICKKIVDTGLEVDCPFDDAKRLGIPFTPENVRMFSNHAFDHYLVKLYEYLQVLENRLFSSGLHTLGEAPNQEELTGYLNAYFGEENEPRRSEEHEERREEERKEITRLLNQSTDELTNLLRGLNGEFIPPAPGGDLLRDGAGVLPTGRNIHALDPYRMPSPAAFERGKEIAKKIISQSLDENKKYPETVAVLLWGLDAIKTKGESLGILLELVGAEPVKEGTGRIVRYDLKPLADVGHPRIDVLANLSGIFRDSFVNIIELLDDLFQRAAEIDEPEEMNFIRKHALILKAQGVENSSARLFSNPSGDFGSLVNDRVVDGNWESGEELGNTWESRNVFSYGRNDKGQARPEVLQTLLKTSDRIIQEIDSVEYGLTDIQEYYANTGGLKKAAEKQSGKKVQASFVESFSKDTTPRNLDDLLRMEYRTKLLNPKWADAMANQGSGGAFEISQRMTALIGWGGTADFQDDWVYDQAAETYALDPEMAEKLRKANPEAFKNIVGRMLEASGRGLWQADGDKLDKLRQLYDLTDQELEGVTV from the coding sequence ATGAAACGCATTGTCTTGATTGCTGGGTTTGAATCGTTTAACGCGGACTTGTACCGAAAAGCGGCTGATTTGGCTAATTCCCAGTGTCCAGAGTTGGATATTCGAGTATTTAGCGATCGCAATATTACCACCAATAGCACGGAAGTTGAAGCAGCCCTCAAAAACGCAGATGTGTTCTTTGGCAGTTTACTCTTCGATTATGATCAAGTTGTGTGGTTGCGAGAGCGTGTCGCTAATATTCCTATCCGTCTCATTTTCGAGTCAGCACTGGAATTAATGAGTTTAACCAAAATAGGAGCATTCGCTATCGGTGACAAACCCGCAGGAATGCCCAAACCCATTAAATTCATCCTTGACAAATTCAGCAACGGTAAAGAAGAAGACAAACTCGCCGGTTATATCAGTTTTCTGAAAATTGGACCCAAGTTATTAAAATTCATCCCAGTCCAAAAAGTCCAAGACCTTCGTAACTGGTTAATTATCTATGGTTACTGGAACGCTGGGGGTTCAGAAAACGTCGCTGCCCTATTTTGGACAATTGCGGAAAAATACTTAGATTTAAAAATTGGAGATATACCGCCACCCATCGAAACCCCCGACATGGGTTTATTACATCCCGAATATCAAGGGTTTTTTAGATCACCGCGTGAATATTTACAATGGTATCGGAAAAGGGACAAGGGAAGAGGAAATTCTCCAATCATCGGTATTTTACTTTATCGAAAGCACGTCATTACCAAATTGCCCTATATTCCCCAACTAATCCGCTATTTTGAAAAAGCCGGTTTAACTCCCTTACCCATCTTTATCAACGGCGTAGAAGGTCACGTAGCCGTCAGAGATTGGATGACCAGCGACTACGAAACCCAACAACGTCAAAGAGGTAACATTGAAACTCCTTCCCTTACCGCAGAAGCAGTAAAGATTGATGCCATAGTTTCTACCATTGGATTTCCCCTAGTTGGTGGTCCGGCTGGTTCAATGGAAGCAGGAAGACAGGTGGAAGTTGCTAAACGCATTCTCACAGCTAAAAATATCCCTTATATCGTCGCTGCACCGTTATTAATTCAAGATATTTATTCTTGGACGCGCCAAGGTGTAGGCGGTTTGCAAAGTGTTGTCTTATATGCTTTACCAGAATTAGATGGGGCGATTGATACAATTCCTCTCGGTGGTTTAGTTGGGGAACAAATTTATTTAGTTCCTGAACGAGTCCGGCGTTTAACTAATAGAGTTAAAAGCTGGGTTTCCCTCCGCCAAAAACCTATTTCTCAACGGAAAATTGCCATTATTTTATATGGGTTTCCCCCCGGTTACGGTGCAGTCGGAACTGCTGCATTATTAAACGTTCCCCGCAGTTTAATTAAATTACTAAATGCCCTCAAAGAACAAGGTTATACAGTTGGTGACATTCCCGAAGATGGGGAAGAATTAATTCGCCAAATCAAAGAAGCAGATGAAAATCCCAACCTGCAAACAAGTAAAGAGGAAATCATATCCCCCCTCGTTTACGGGGGGGGTTCTACAGTCAATGCAAAAACCTTAGAAAAATGGTTAGGTTATCTTTTCACAACTCGCATTGAAAAACAATGGAAATACCTCACCGGTAGCGGCATTAAAACCTATGGTGATGAGTTCAATATTGGTGGTGTGCAATTAGGAAATGTGTGGATAGGTGTCCAGCCACCTTTGGGAATTCAAGGTGATCCCATGCGGTTAATGTTTGAAAGAGATTTAACCCCCCATCCCCAATATGCAGCTTATTATAAATGGTTACAAAATGAATTTGAAGCTGATGCAGTTGTTCACTTTGGAATGCACGGAACAGTCGAATGGTTGCCCGGTTCGCCATTAGGAAATACAGGTTATTCTTGGTCTGATATTCTGTTAGGAAATCTGCCAAATCTCTATATCTATGCAGCCAATAATCCTTCTGAATCAATATTAGCTAAACGTCGCGGTTATGGGGTGTTAATTTCTCATAATGTTCCTCCTTATGGACGCGCTGGTTTATATAAAGAGTTGGTGAATTTACGCGATTTAATCGCCGAATATCGGGAAGATCCAGAAAAGAATTATCTGTTAAAGGAAGGGATTTGTAAAAAAATTGTTGATACTGGTTTGGAGGTGGATTGTCCTTTTGATGATGCGAAAAGGTTGGGTATTCCCTTTACACCTGAAAATGTAAGGATGTTTAGCAATCATGCTTTTGATCATTATTTGGTCAAGTTGTATGAATATTTACAAGTTCTTGAAAATCGTCTTTTTTCTTCTGGTTTACATACTTTAGGTGAAGCACCGAATCAGGAGGAGTTAACTGGTTATTTAAATGCTTATTTTGGGGAAGAGAATGAACCGCGAAGAAGCGAAGAACACGAAGAAAGAAGAGAAGAAGAAAGAAAGGAAATTACAAGGTTATTAAATCAATCTACTGATGAGTTAACGAATTTATTAAGGGGTTTAAATGGTGAGTTTATTCCTCCTGCACCTGGTGGAGATTTGTTGCGTGATGGCGCTGGTGTTTTACCGACGGGTAGGAATATTCATGCTTTAGATCCTTATCGGATGCCTTCTCCTGCTGCTTTTGAACGAGGTAAGGAAATTGCTAAGAAAATTATTTCTCAGTCTTTAGATGAAAATAAGAAATACCCAGAAACAGTGGCAGTTTTATTATGGGGTTTGGATGCTATTAAAACTAAGGGTGAATCTTTGGGGATTCTCTTGGAATTGGTAGGCGCTGAACCTGTAAAGGAGGGAACGGGAAGAATTGTTAGATATGATTTAAAACCTCTTGCTGATGTTGGACATCCACGTATTGATGTGTTAGCAAATCTATCGGGTATTTTCCGAGATAGTTTTGTGAATATCATTGAATTATTGGATGATTTATTTCAACGGGCTGCGGAAATTGATGAACCTGAGGAAATGAATTTTATTAGAAAACACGCTTTGATTTTGAAAGCCCAAGGTGTGGAAAATTCTTCCGCAAGATTGTTTTCTAATCCCTCTGGTGATTTTGGTTCTTTAGTTAATGATAGGGTGGTTGATGGTAATTGGGAATCTGGAGAAGAGTTGGGAAATACTTGGGAAAGTCGCAATGTCTTTAGTTATGGTAGAAATGATAAAGGACAAGCTAGGCCGGAAGTATTGCAGACTTTATTAAAAACTAGCGATCGCATTATTCAAGAAATAGATTCGGTAGAATATGGATTAACCGATATTCAGGAATATTATGCCAATACAGGCGGTTTGAAAAAAGCCGCAGAAAAACAAAGCGGCAAAAAAGTACAAGCCAGTTTTGTCGAAAGTTTTTCTAAGGACACTACACCCCGCAATTTAGATGATTTATTGCGAATGGAATACAGAACTAAGTTATTAAACCCTAAATGGGCGGACGCAATGGCGAATCAAGGTTCTGGAGGTGCTTTTGAAATTTCCCAACGCATGACAGCTTTAATAGGTTGGGGTGGAACTGCCGATTTTCAAGATGATTGGGTATATGATCAAGCAGCAGAAACTTATGCTTTAGATCCAGAAATGGCAGAAAAATTACGCAAAGCCAATCCTGAAGCCTTTAAAAATATTGTGGGGAGAATGTTAGAAGCATCAGGACGCGGTTTATGGCAAGCTGACGGAGATAAATTAGATAAACTGCGTCAATTATATGATTTAACTGATCAAGAATTAGAAGGAGTAACAGTTTAA
- a CDS encoding type II toxin-antitoxin system death-on-curing family toxin encodes MCIENLHNPKFIEDKKEVLRIHNKLLIQYGGEPGIRDEGLLESAINQSQASFGGEFLHPTIVEQAAAYLFHITKNHAFVDGNKRTGYGVMVTFLNLNDYEVNMTPEEAYQLTMQVADNKVSKEQLIEILRDCIIELF; translated from the coding sequence ATGTGTATAGAAAACTTGCATAATCCTAAATTTATTGAGGATAAAAAAGAGGTTTTAAGAATACACAATAAGCTTCTCATTCAATATGGTGGAGAACCAGGTATCCGTGATGAAGGCTTGCTAGAATCTGCGATTAACCAGTCCCAAGCAAGTTTTGGGGGAGAGTTTTTACATCCTACTATTGTTGAACAAGCAGCAGCATATTTGTTTCATATTACTAAAAATCATGCTTTTGTAGATGGTAACAAGCGAACTGGATATGGTGTTATGGTGACATTCTTGAACTTGAATGATTATGAAGTGAACATGACACCAGAAGAAGCATATCAATTAACAATGCAGGTTGCTGATAATAAAGTTAGTAAAGAACAGTTAATTGAGATATTGAGAGATTGTATTATAGAATTATTTTAA
- a CDS encoding cyanophycin synthetase, producing the protein MSITSIIQKVALQIGAVVLVEPEYEFVGHITFKNGKKSVFSHAKLNINGFASAELAKDKAYSNFFLKQFGYRVTEGKTFFSDQMCAKIAHPRNIDDGFNYAQSMGFPVIVKPLNLSQGILVTKVHNQEEYYDVANKIFQIKSGLIVEKFYGGNDYRIVVLDDEVITAYQRIPLCVVGDGISNVLELLQQKQEKIMSTGRKNMIKFDDFRIYQKLKTQNFDWNSVIPRDHTVYLLDSANLSSGGEAVDFSETIHPDFQKLAINITKDIGLRLAGVDILTDDITMPIVDYTLIEVNGSPGLNHYAASGKLAAKRVEGLYLKILQVIENDG; encoded by the coding sequence ATGTCAATTACATCAATCATCCAAAAAGTAGCTTTGCAAATAGGGGCTGTGGTTTTAGTTGAACCAGAATATGAATTTGTGGGACATATTACTTTTAAAAATGGGAAAAAGTCAGTTTTTAGTCATGCTAAATTGAATATTAATGGTTTTGCTTCAGCCGAGTTAGCCAAAGATAAAGCCTATAGTAATTTTTTCTTGAAGCAGTTTGGATATCGTGTGACAGAGGGAAAGACATTTTTCAGTGATCAGATGTGTGCTAAAATAGCTCATCCTCGAAATATTGATGATGGATTTAATTATGCACAATCAATGGGATTTCCTGTGATTGTTAAGCCGCTGAATCTGAGTCAAGGTATATTGGTGACTAAGGTGCATAATCAGGAGGAATATTATGATGTTGCTAATAAGATATTCCAAATTAAATCAGGGTTGATTGTTGAAAAGTTCTATGGTGGTAATGACTATAGAATTGTGGTGTTGGATGATGAGGTGATTACGGCTTATCAAAGAATTCCTTTATGTGTTGTTGGTGATGGTATATCTAATGTTTTGGAGTTGCTACAACAAAAACAGGAAAAAATTATGAGTACGGGTAGAAAAAATATGATTAAATTTGATGATTTTCGCATTTACCAAAAATTAAAAACACAAAATTTTGATTGGAATAGTGTGATTCCTAGGGATCATACTGTTTATCTTTTGGATAGTGCTAATTTATCGAGTGGAGGGGAAGCGGTGGATTTTTCGGAAACTATTCATCCTGATTTTCAGAAGTTAGCAATTAATATTACTAAAGATATTGGACTAAGATTAGCTGGTGTGGATATACTTACCGATGATATCACTATGCCGATAGTAGATTATACGCTGATTGAGGTGAACGGTTCTCCTGGGTTAAATCACTATGCTGCTAGTGGTAAATTAGCAGCAAAGAGGGTGGAAGGGTTGTATTTGAAAATTCTCCAAGTGATAGAGAATGATGGTTAA